In a single window of the Jatrophihabitans sp. genome:
- a CDS encoding TldD/PmbA family protein, whose protein sequence is MASIDAAFLALPTSSLADAALSRARQLGASHADFRLERVRVASLALRDGQLDSSSDDENLGLAVRVVHEGAWGFASGIDRTPEAAARLAEQAVATAKLSRVLSSDPVELADEPAYPDASWVSAYDLNPFEVAPAERLARLAELSDLLRGAAGVDHVDASLMQVLENKFYADTAGTTTTQQRVRMHPQLTAVQVDRANGGFSSMRTLAPPAGRGWEYLTGAGWDFEAELTELPELLAEHVKAPSVAPGRYDLVVDPSNLWLTIHESIGHATELDRALGYEAAYAGTSFATFDKLGSLRYGSPVMNVTGDRTVPHGLSSIGYDDEGVATADFDIISDGVLVGYQLNRQMAAAKGLGRSNGCAFADSPGHIPLQRMANVSLQPSPDSRSTEDLIGGVERGIYVVGDKSWSIDMQRYNFQFTGQRFFKISNGRLAGQLRDVAYQASTTEFWGSMEAVGGRQTYVLGGAFNCGKGQPGQVAAVSHGCPSALFRDVNVLNTVTEGGR, encoded by the coding sequence ATGGCCAGCATCGACGCCGCGTTTCTCGCACTGCCGACCTCAAGCCTCGCGGACGCGGCGCTCAGCCGGGCCCGCCAGCTCGGGGCTTCCCACGCCGACTTCCGGCTTGAGCGCGTCCGGGTGGCCTCGCTGGCACTGCGCGACGGCCAACTCGATTCCAGCTCCGATGACGAGAACCTAGGCCTGGCGGTCCGGGTCGTGCACGAGGGCGCCTGGGGTTTCGCCAGCGGCATCGACCGCACGCCCGAGGCCGCCGCCCGGCTGGCCGAGCAGGCGGTGGCCACCGCGAAGCTGAGCCGGGTGCTCAGCTCGGACCCCGTCGAACTGGCCGACGAGCCGGCGTACCCCGATGCCAGCTGGGTCTCTGCCTATGACCTCAACCCCTTCGAGGTCGCGCCGGCCGAGCGGCTCGCCAGGCTGGCGGAGCTGTCTGACCTGCTGCGCGGCGCGGCCGGGGTGGACCACGTCGACGCCAGCCTCATGCAGGTGCTGGAGAACAAGTTCTACGCAGACACCGCCGGCACCACGACCACCCAGCAACGGGTGCGGATGCACCCGCAGCTCACCGCGGTGCAGGTCGACCGGGCCAACGGCGGGTTCTCCTCGATGCGCACCCTGGCGCCGCCGGCCGGACGCGGCTGGGAGTACCTGACCGGCGCCGGCTGGGACTTCGAGGCCGAGCTGACCGAGCTGCCGGAGCTGCTGGCCGAGCACGTCAAGGCCCCCTCGGTGGCGCCGGGCCGCTACGACCTGGTGGTCGACCCGTCCAACCTGTGGCTGACCATCCACGAGTCGATCGGCCACGCCACCGAGCTGGACCGGGCGCTGGGGTACGAGGCGGCCTACGCCGGAACCTCCTTCGCCACCTTCGACAAGCTCGGCAGCCTGCGCTACGGCAGCCCGGTCATGAACGTGACCGGTGACCGCACCGTGCCGCACGGCCTGTCCAGCATCGGCTACGACGACGAGGGGGTGGCCACCGCGGACTTCGACATCATCTCCGACGGCGTCCTGGTCGGGTACCAGCTGAACCGGCAGATGGCGGCGGCCAAGGGGCTGGGCCGCTCCAACGGATGCGCCTTCGCCGACTCCCCGGGTCACATCCCGTTGCAGCGCATGGCGAACGTGTCGCTGCAGCCGAGCCCGGACTCCCGCTCCACCGAGGACCTGATCGGCGGCGTCGAGCGCGGCATCTACGTGGTGGGCGACAAGTCCTGGTCGATCGACATGCAGCGTTACAACTTCCAGTTCACCGGCCAGCGGTTCTTCAAGATCTCCAACGGCCGGCTGGCCGGTCAGCTGCGCGATGTGGCCTACCAGGCGAGCACCACCGAGTTCTGGGGCTCGATGGAGGCTGTCGGCGGCCGGCAGACCTACGTGCTGGGTGGCGCCTTCAACTGCGGCAAGGGCCAGCCCGGACAGGTGGCCGCGGTGTCCCACGGCTGCCCGTCGGCGCTGTTTCGCGATGTCAATGTTCTCAACACCGTGACCGAGGGCGGCCGATGA
- a CDS encoding metallopeptidase TldD-related protein codes for MTSTTEAGGTTIQQLVEQALALSSVSGCVVIGEELTGANLRWAGNSLTTNGQTHSRKLTVISMVDGEQGTTSAAVSRAIADPDELGALVAASEAAARAASPADDAAPLIEPYPHSDDWDAPATATGIEVFSDFAPALGRAFAAAEQADRLLYGYAEHLMSSIFLASSTGLRRRHDQPTGRLEMNAKSRDLSRSAWAGAQTRDWSDIDVEAMNADLAKRLDWSATRIDLPAGRYETLLPPTAVADLMIYLYWTATARDAEEGRSVFAASDGKTRLGEALAPLGITLRSDPAEPGMPSLPFQVVTEGGEESVFDNGAPVAATRWIDGGVLSNLQRTRNWAERTGQPHVPFVDNLIMQGPDDADAKSLDELIAGTERGLLLTCLWYIRTVDPQTLLVTGLTRDGVYLIEDGKVRGVVNNFRFNESPVDLLSRIVEVGRTEKTLPREWGDYFTRTAMPAVRVRDFNLSTVSQAS; via the coding sequence ATGACCAGCACCACCGAAGCCGGCGGGACCACCATCCAGCAGCTGGTCGAGCAGGCGCTGGCGCTGTCCAGCGTGTCCGGCTGCGTGGTGATCGGTGAGGAGCTGACCGGCGCGAACCTGCGCTGGGCGGGCAACAGCCTCACCACCAACGGCCAGACGCATTCGCGCAAGCTCACCGTCATCTCGATGGTGGACGGCGAGCAGGGCACCACGTCGGCAGCGGTGTCGCGGGCCATCGCCGACCCTGACGAGCTGGGCGCGTTGGTCGCGGCCAGCGAGGCGGCAGCCCGCGCCGCCTCACCCGCCGATGACGCGGCGCCGCTGATCGAGCCCTACCCCCACTCCGACGACTGGGACGCGCCCGCCACGGCCACCGGCATCGAGGTGTTCAGCGACTTCGCCCCGGCTCTGGGCCGGGCCTTCGCCGCCGCCGAGCAGGCCGACCGGCTGCTCTACGGATACGCCGAGCACCTGATGTCCTCGATCTTCCTGGCCTCCTCCACCGGCCTGCGCCGCCGGCACGACCAGCCCACCGGACGGCTGGAGATGAACGCCAAGTCCCGCGACCTGAGCCGGTCGGCCTGGGCCGGCGCGCAGACCCGGGACTGGAGCGACATCGACGTCGAGGCGATGAACGCGGACCTGGCCAAGCGGCTGGACTGGTCGGCGACCCGGATCGACCTGCCGGCGGGCAGGTACGAGACGTTGCTGCCGCCCACGGCAGTGGCCGATTTGATGATCTACCTGTACTGGACCGCCACCGCGCGCGACGCCGAGGAGGGACGCAGCGTCTTCGCGGCCAGCGACGGCAAGACCCGGCTCGGCGAGGCGCTGGCGCCGCTGGGGATCACCCTGCGCTCGGACCCCGCCGAACCAGGCATGCCCTCCCTCCCGTTCCAGGTCGTCACCGAGGGCGGCGAGGAGTCGGTCTTCGACAACGGGGCGCCGGTGGCGGCCACCCGCTGGATCGACGGCGGCGTGCTGAGCAACCTGCAGCGCACCCGCAACTGGGCCGAGCGCACCGGTCAGCCTCACGTGCCCTTCGTAGACAACCTGATCATGCAAGGCCCCGACGACGCCGACGCCAAGTCCCTGGACGAGCTGATCGCCGGCACTGAGCGCGGCCTGCTGCTGACCTGTCTCTGGTACATCCGGACCGTCGATCCGCAGACCCTGCTGGTGACCGGCCTCACCCGGGACGGGGTGTACCTGATCGAGGACGGCAAGGTCCGCGGCGTGGTGAACAACTTCAGGTTCAACGAATCCCCGGTCGACCTGCTGAGCCGGATCGTCGAAGTGGGCCGCACCGAGAAGACCCTGCCCCGCGAGTGGGGCGATTACTTCACCCGGACCGCCATGCCGGCCGTACGGGTACGGGACTTCAACCTCTCCACTGTGAGCCAGGCCTCATAG